Proteins from a genomic interval of Oxyura jamaicensis isolate SHBP4307 breed ruddy duck chromosome 10, BPBGC_Ojam_1.0, whole genome shotgun sequence:
- the LARP6 gene encoding la-related protein 6 isoform X1 produces the protein MQWTELQRLYHKSSQTQEESDLQSGGENDDDFDQNWKPPDNDLIQKLIAQIEYYFSDENLEKDAFLLKHVRRNKMGYVSVKLLTSFKKVKHLTRDWRTTAYALKYSGTLELNDDNRKVRRNTPVPVFPGENLPTRMLLVYDIHMISELQGLNKQENGCMQEKVMEHLLKAFVTFGVISSVRILKPGRDLPPDIRRFSNQYTQVGTQVCAIIEFEEVDAAVRAHDFMCAEKKETGMKVVLIGMKPPKKKVPKDKNHDEDTSKNVKKVKSLNKRVEELQFAGDESSANSSSDPESNPASPLSGRKSTATSTTNKLSPVIHPNNHLSPNVSPRSSPWNSPSSLRKVTKKSPLAEDSKLNPSTSPEIPRKCTDYSSDSSITPSGSPWVQRRKAQTVTQEKSPGTSPMLARKIQNADGLPVGVLRLPKGPDGTKGFHSGCERRKAMKNE, from the exons ATGCAATGGACAGAACTGCAAAGGCTCTACCACAAGAGTAG CCAGACTCAGGAAGAATCTGACCTTCAAAG TGGTGGGGAAAATGATGATGACTTTGACCAGAACTGGAAACCACCAGACAATGACCTGATCCAGAAGTTAATAGCACAGATTGAATATTACTTCTCAGATGAGAACCTTGAGAAAGATGCCTTCCTTCTAAAGCATGTGAGAAGAAATAAGATGGGCTATGTCAGTGTTAAACTCCTCACTTCTTTTAAGAAG GTGAAACATCTTACCCGTGACTGGAGAACCACAGCCTATGCACTGAAGTACTCAGGAACTCTTGAGCTCAATGATGATAACAGAAAGGTTAGAAGAAATACTCCAGTTCCAGTGTTTCCCGGTGAAAACCTTCCTACCAGAATGTTACTTGTGTATGATATCCACATGATTTCTGAACTGCAGGGTCttaacaaacaagaaaatggaTGTATGCAAGAGAAGGTAATGGAGCATCTCCTCAAAGCCTTTGTAACTTTTGGTGTAATTTCATCGGTTCGTATTCTCAAGCCCGGTAGGGATCTACCACCTGATATCAGGAGATTCAGCAATCAGTACACCCAAGTGGGAACACAGGTATGTGCAATTATAGAATTTGAAGAAGTAGATGCTGCCGTACGCGCTCATGACTTCATGTgtgctgaaaagaaagagacTGGCATGAAAGTTGTCCTAATTGGTATGAAACCTCCAAAGAAAAAGGTTCCTAAAGACAAGAACCATGATGAGGACACCAGCAAGAATGTTAAGAAGGTTAAATCTCTTAACAAGAGAGTTGAGGAACTTCAGTTTGCTGGTGATGAATCTTCAGCAAATAGCTCTTCTGACCCAGAGAGTAATCCTGCATCACCACTGTCAGGACGTAAAAGTACTGCAACAAGTACTACAAATAAGTTGAGTCCTGTCATTCACCCAAACAACCATTTGAGTCCTAATGTGTCACCCAGATCAAGTCCTTGGAACAGTCCGTCTTCACTAAGAAAAGTAACCAAAAAATCACCGCTGGCTGAAGACAGCAAACTTAACCCAAGTACTAGCCCTGAAATTCCAAGGAAATGTACAGATTATTCTTCAGATAGCAGTATCACTCCATCTGGTAGCCCCTGGGTACAGAGGAGAAAAGCTCAAACTGTAACGCAAGAGAAGAGTCCAGGCACTAGCCCCATGTTAGCTcggaaaatacaaaatgcagaTGGTCTGCCTGTAGGGGTGCTGCGGCTGCCTAAAGGTCCTGATGGCACTAAAGGATTCCATAGCGGgtgtgaaagaaggaaagccATGAAGAATGAATAA
- the LARP6 gene encoding la-related protein 6 isoform X2, with product MQWTELQRLYHKSSGGENDDDFDQNWKPPDNDLIQKLIAQIEYYFSDENLEKDAFLLKHVRRNKMGYVSVKLLTSFKKVKHLTRDWRTTAYALKYSGTLELNDDNRKVRRNTPVPVFPGENLPTRMLLVYDIHMISELQGLNKQENGCMQEKVMEHLLKAFVTFGVISSVRILKPGRDLPPDIRRFSNQYTQVGTQVCAIIEFEEVDAAVRAHDFMCAEKKETGMKVVLIGMKPPKKKVPKDKNHDEDTSKNVKKVKSLNKRVEELQFAGDESSANSSSDPESNPASPLSGRKSTATSTTNKLSPVIHPNNHLSPNVSPRSSPWNSPSSLRKVTKKSPLAEDSKLNPSTSPEIPRKCTDYSSDSSITPSGSPWVQRRKAQTVTQEKSPGTSPMLARKIQNADGLPVGVLRLPKGPDGTKGFHSGCERRKAMKNE from the exons ATGCAATGGACAGAACTGCAAAGGCTCTACCACAAGAGTAG TGGTGGGGAAAATGATGATGACTTTGACCAGAACTGGAAACCACCAGACAATGACCTGATCCAGAAGTTAATAGCACAGATTGAATATTACTTCTCAGATGAGAACCTTGAGAAAGATGCCTTCCTTCTAAAGCATGTGAGAAGAAATAAGATGGGCTATGTCAGTGTTAAACTCCTCACTTCTTTTAAGAAG GTGAAACATCTTACCCGTGACTGGAGAACCACAGCCTATGCACTGAAGTACTCAGGAACTCTTGAGCTCAATGATGATAACAGAAAGGTTAGAAGAAATACTCCAGTTCCAGTGTTTCCCGGTGAAAACCTTCCTACCAGAATGTTACTTGTGTATGATATCCACATGATTTCTGAACTGCAGGGTCttaacaaacaagaaaatggaTGTATGCAAGAGAAGGTAATGGAGCATCTCCTCAAAGCCTTTGTAACTTTTGGTGTAATTTCATCGGTTCGTATTCTCAAGCCCGGTAGGGATCTACCACCTGATATCAGGAGATTCAGCAATCAGTACACCCAAGTGGGAACACAGGTATGTGCAATTATAGAATTTGAAGAAGTAGATGCTGCCGTACGCGCTCATGACTTCATGTgtgctgaaaagaaagagacTGGCATGAAAGTTGTCCTAATTGGTATGAAACCTCCAAAGAAAAAGGTTCCTAAAGACAAGAACCATGATGAGGACACCAGCAAGAATGTTAAGAAGGTTAAATCTCTTAACAAGAGAGTTGAGGAACTTCAGTTTGCTGGTGATGAATCTTCAGCAAATAGCTCTTCTGACCCAGAGAGTAATCCTGCATCACCACTGTCAGGACGTAAAAGTACTGCAACAAGTACTACAAATAAGTTGAGTCCTGTCATTCACCCAAACAACCATTTGAGTCCTAATGTGTCACCCAGATCAAGTCCTTGGAACAGTCCGTCTTCACTAAGAAAAGTAACCAAAAAATCACCGCTGGCTGAAGACAGCAAACTTAACCCAAGTACTAGCCCTGAAATTCCAAGGAAATGTACAGATTATTCTTCAGATAGCAGTATCACTCCATCTGGTAGCCCCTGGGTACAGAGGAGAAAAGCTCAAACTGTAACGCAAGAGAAGAGTCCAGGCACTAGCCCCATGTTAGCTcggaaaatacaaaatgcagaTGGTCTGCCTGTAGGGGTGCTGCGGCTGCCTAAAGGTCCTGATGGCACTAAAGGATTCCATAGCGGgtgtgaaagaaggaaagccATGAAGAATGAATAA